From a region of the Pecten maximus chromosome 18, xPecMax1.1, whole genome shotgun sequence genome:
- the LOC117316282 gene encoding uncharacterized protein LOC117316282, with amino-acid sequence MSTRFSGDPTWTKPMPVNGQGIFTFDITRSSPFRIVVTKSSSTDSIRLTIGSNFAEFGMTQNHIYSRLKRTEHPDSGYDEEREITYWFSYNRDSLVLKYGKGYTMEETTCLQYDFLAGATPAEQDKIRCRYHGFFNAEDQGVVRLYDCLASTSPDPKETENKVVFRKNPFIYNLSPLVLDSAQATLFTLDNNSYTLTGSLPAACKELYDNIRNCELNCPPEVDDVLLSDAIRFSIETDGCLLFNKLKEKAGEFGPGSGAEETYLRVTLGHCFGNSPGIPYVLEIWPSKHYSPIHNHGNANAVIKVLFGQINISIYNKQTTELDATPLKSFNACKGDVTWISRDWFQTHKLRNNTDDFCATIQCYNYDAGDTTHWPYFEYVSENSTIEEFLPNSDFTFKDMHHKVLDEYRHGCSSVNESQHLGTYGQCQRLYKRIINVKDERKSQ; translated from the exons ATGTCGACGAGATTCAGCGGTGATCCTACATGGACCAAGCCAATGCCTGTCAATGGGCAAGGGATCTTCACCTTCGATATCACAAGGAGCAGTCCATTCAGGATCGTAGTGACCAAATCGTCATCAACTGACAGCATCAGGCTCACTATTGGTAGCAACTTCGCCGAGTTTGGGATGACACAAAACCATATATACAGCAGACTTAAACGAACCGAACACCCAGACAGCGGGTATGACGAAGAAAGGGAGATCACCTATTGGTTCAGTTACAACAGGGATAGCCTCGTTTTGAAATACGGCAAGGGCTACACAATGGAGGAAACCACGTGCCTTCAGTACGACTTTCTTGCAGGAGCAACGCCTGCTGAACAAGATAAAATAAGATGTCGTTATCATGGTTTCTTCAATGCGGAGGATCAAGGTGTGGTGCGACTGTACGATTGTTTAGCATCTACATCGCCTGATC CGaaagaaactgaaaataaaGTTGTCTTCCGAAAAAACCCATTCATTTACAATCTATCTCCTCTTGTCCTGGATAGCGCACAAGCGACTCTATTCACGCTGGATAACAACAGTTACACCCTGACAG GAAGTCTTCCCGCTGCATGCAAGGAGCTGTACGACAACATCCGTAACTGCGAGTTAAACTGTCCACCGGAAGTGGATGATGTTCTTCTCTCTGACGCCATCAGGTTCAGTATCGAAACCGACGGCTGCCTCCTCTTTAACAAGCTGAAGGAGAAAGCTGGGGAATTCGGCCCAGGAAGTGGAGCAGAGGAGACTTACCTACGGGTGACGCTAGGACATTGTTTCGGGAACTCTCCAGGAATACCGTACGTCCTCGAGATTTGGCCGTCAAAACACTACAGTCCAATCCATAACCATGGGAACGCGAACGCTGTCATCAAAGTCTTGTTTGGCCAAATAAACATTTCCATTTACAACAAGCAGACGACAGAGCTTGATGCAACTCCTTTGAAATCTTTTAATGCCTGCAAAGGAGATGTGACATGGATTAGCAGGGATTGGTTCCAAACACACAAGCTACGGAACAATACCGACGACTTTTGCGCCACCATCCAATGTTACAATTACGACGCAGGGGACACAACTCACTGGCCATATTTCGAATATGTCAGTGAGAACAGCACCATTGAAGAGTTTCTGCCGAACTCTGATTTTACCTTTAAAGATATGCACCACAAGGTACTTGATGAATATCGACACGGTTGCAGCTCTGTAAATGAATCGCAACACTTAGGGACATACGGCCAGTGTCAGAGGCTGTATAAACGTATTATCAATGTAAAAGATGAGCGGAAATCACAATAA